The genomic stretch GGCTATCGTCGCTGGAGCCGATGGACTCATGGTCGAGGTGCATCCCGACCCCGAGCATGCCAAATGTGACGGCCCGCAGTCGCTGGTCCCGGAAGACTTCGCAGCACTGATGGGCGATCTCGCGCCGCTCGTCGAGTTGCAGGGCGCGCACTTCGGGTGGAACTGATGGGCTTTCGGCGGATCGCGATAGTCGGCGTTGGCCTGATGGGCGGGTCGTTCGCCGCGGCCTCGAAAGCTTTGCCGTCGCCTCCGCAGGTGTTTGGCGTGGATCCGGACACGGAGTCGCTGTCGTACGCCCGGGGCCAGCACATCATCGATGACGCTGCGACTCCTCAGGAGGCGATCGAACAGGGATGGTTCGGCCCGGGTGGAGTGGACCTCGTCGTACTGGCGACTCCTGCCCGCGTGGCCGAGGAGTGGCTCCGCATCCTTGGCGAGAACGAGTTCGATGGGGTCGTCACGGACGTGTCGTCCACCAAGGGGCATGTCATAGACGCTGCAGAGAGATTCCTTGGCGATGCGGCGGCGTTCGTCGGCGGGCACCCGATGGCGGGTTCGGAGCGCAGCGGAGTCGAAGCTGCGCGCGCCGACCTGTTCGCGGGTGCGTACTACGTGCTGACGCCCACGCCCACGACCGACATGGACGCGTACCGGCGCCTGCACTCGTACGTCGCGTCCCTCGGCGCGCGCGTGGTGTCCGTTGACGCCCGTGAACACGACGAGGCGGTTGCGATCATCAGCCACGTGCCACATGTCACGGCGTCGGCACTGGTTGAGCTTGCCAAGGCTCATGCCGGTGAGGGCGACGAGCTCCTGCGTCTGGCCGCGGGTGGCTTCAAGGACACGACGCGCATAGCTGCGGGAAGCGCGGACCTGTGGACGGGGATCTGCATCGACAATGCGCCCGCGCTGTCTGCCGGCATCGACGAGCTTCGCGAGGTCCTTGGCGAGTTTGCGGAGATGCTGCGTACGGCCGATACCGAGGCGATACGTGATTGGCTTGCCCGGGCCGCCGACGTGCGGCGTTCGCTGCCGGCGCAGTGGGTCCCGGCTACGGAGGCCCTGTCTGAGCTGCTCATCCCGGTGATCGACCGGCCCGGCGTCATCAGCGAGGTGACCTCGGCGGTGGGCCGTGCGCGCTGCAACATCGAGGCGATCGAGATCGACCACCAGTCCGAGGACAGTGCGGTGCTCGTGCTGGTCCTGACGGACGAGGGCGACATGCTTGCGCTCACTGAGGATCTGCGTTCGCGGGGCTACGACCCGCGCCTCCGGCCACTAGACGCCGGCACAGAGAGGTAGACGACGATGAAGCACAACGCCCGAGAGTCCGCCGCGCCGCTTCGCGGAACGGTGCGCGTTCCCGGCGACAAGTCCATCTCGCACCGCGCCGTGCTGTTTGCTGCGATGGCGGAGGGAAGAAGTCGCCTTTCCGGGGTACTCGACAGCGCTGACGTGCGTTCCACGATCGGTGCCGTCCAAGCGCTTGGCGCAGAGGTCGGCGCGGTCACTGCCGAGGACGGAAGTCTCAGTGTGACCGTGACGGGTTGGGGAGAGTTGGGTCCCGTGGAGCCAACGACGCCGATCGACTGCGGCAACAGCGGTACGACCGCCAGACTTCTCCTTGGCATGCTGGCCGGTTGGCCCATGACCGCGACGCTGTACGGCGACGAGTCGCTGTCGAAGCGTCCTATGCTGCGAGTGACCGAGCCGCTTTCGAGAATGGGCGCGGTGTTCACGACGCGCGACGGCATGCTGCCCGTCACGGTGACGGGTGGAGGACTGGCCCCCATCTCGTTTGAGAGCCCGGTCGCAAGCGCGCAGGTCAAGACGGCGGTGCTGCTTGCCGGGCTGTGCGCGCCCGGGCACACCACGGTCCGGGAGCCCGCTCCGAGCCGCGACCATACCGAGCGCATGCTGGGCGACTTCGGTGTGGCGGTGGATGTCGACGCTGTCGCTCATTCCGCGACCGTGAACGGCCCTGTCGTGCTTCGCGCGTCAGATTTGGCCGTGCCGGGCGATCCGTCCTCGGCGGCGTTTCTTGTGGCAGCTGCGTTGCTCGTGCCGGGCAGCGAGGTAGTGCTGACCGGGGTGGCGCTGAACCCGACGCGGACGGGCTTCCTGCGCGTGCTCGAGCGCATGGGTGCCGACATCGACGTCGCGGGCGACGAGTCGTCGGGCAGCGAGCTCGCGGGCACGCTGACCGTGCGCCACACGCCGGACCTGCAGTCGACCACCGTGACCGCCGAGGAGGTTCCGTCCCTGGTAGATGAGGTGCCGATACTCGCGGTTGTGGCCGCACGTGCGAGCGGGACGACCCGGTTCGAAGGTGTCGCAGAGCTCCGCGTGAAGGAGTCCGACAGGTTGCAGGCGATATACGACACCTTCGGTCTCCTTGGCGTAGGCGTGTCGATAGAGCGTGATGCGCTTGAGGTCATCGGTCCTGGTGCGTTCGGGCAGGCGGAGGTCGATTCGAGCGGGGACCACCGGCTTGCGATGGCGTGGACGGTCGCCGGGCTTGTCAGCGAGAGTGGCGTGACGGTGAATCGCTTCGAGGCCGTTGACGTGTCCTATCCGCGGTTCCTGGAAGACCTGGCTGCTTTGGGCTCCAGGTAGACATCGCAGGTGGTGCCGGGGCAGCGCGGTGTGGCTTGGGTGCGTGATATCATGTGCCGGCACGCGGCGAGTTCGTGAGTGCGAAGTACCGGACGCCCGACCAGGTGAGGACGCATGATCGTCGCTATCGACGGCCCAGCGGGTTCAGGCAAGTCAACCGTCGCCCGGGCCCTCGCGCAGAGACTCCGGATGCACTACCTCGACACCGGCGCGATGTACCGAGCGGTCGCGCACGTGGCGCTCAGCCGCGGTCTCGCACTTGGCGACGAGAATGCCGTAGCGACGATCGCCGAGCGCGCCGATATCCGGTTCGAACACGAGGGCGACTCGCCTCTGGCCACGCGCGTGCTGGCCAACGGCGTCGACGTCACGCTGGCGATCCGCACGCCCGCAACGGACGCCGCGGTGAGCGCGGTCGCGCGCATGTTACGCGTTCGCGAGGCGATGGTTTCCCGCCAGCGCGAGATCGCCGCCGGCCAGGACATCATCGCCGAGGGGCGAGACATCGGAAGCGTCGTCTTTCCCGATGCGGCCGTGAAGGTCTACCTGACCGCCTCCGAAGACGAGCGCGCAGGCCGCAGGCACCTGGAGCTCGTCGATCGCGGCGCGACCATCGCCCGCGAGGACGTGCACCAGGGAATCGCGGCTCGAGATACCGCCGACACCGGTCGCACGGCGAGCCCGCTCACCGTGGCCGAGGACGCGACCGTCATCGACACCACCGGAATGTCAGTCGATGACGTGGTCGAACTCATCGCTGCGCTTGTCGAGGCCCGCTCGTGAGTGCGCCGTCTCCGCTCGCAGATCCGCGGACATTCTTGTTCGGACGGTGTCTGCACGCCACGGTCGGGAGACTATTGCTTGCGATGTTCCGCGTTCGGGTCCTTGGCCGGGAGAACCTCCCGGATGGGGGAGCGGTGCTTGCCGGGAACCACATCTCATACGGCGATCCCGTCCTGCTCTGGTGCGCCATGCGGCGCCCATTGCACTTCATGGCAAAGAGCGAGCTGTGGTCGAACCCGCTGCTCGCTTGGGCTACCCCGCGCGTTTGGGCCTTTCCGGTCAGACGCGGACGCTCCGACCGCGAGGCCATCAGCAACGCAACCGAGCTGCTGACCCGTGGCGAGCTGGTGGGCATCTTCCCCGAGGGCACCCGAAACACCAGCGGGGACGCCACCGTCCAGGGCGGCGCCGCGTTCATCGCGATGCGCGCGGGCGTGCCGATCGTGCCGGTCGGTATCGCAGGCACGGACGCCATCAGACCGCGCGGAACGCGCATGATTCGCTTCCCACGCGTTACCATGAGTCTCGGACAGCCCGTTTCGGCCGAGGAGTTTGCCGAGGCGGGACGCAAGGAGCGCATCGAAGCCATGACGGCCGAAACGATGCGACGCATCACAGTCGAGCTCGAGCGCGCGAGGAGGTTGTAGACGATGCGGGTGGAAGTCGCCCGGCATGCGGGAGTGTGCTACGGGGTCGAACGCGCGCTGCGTCTGGCGGGCGAGGCGGCAGCCAAGGGCACTCACGTCAAGACCCTGGGCCCGCTCATCCACAATCCCCAGGCTGTTGCCGCGCTTCGAGAGCAGGGCGTGGAGGTTGCCGCCACTCTCGACGAGGTCACCGAGGGCATCCTCGTAGTGCGTTCGCACGGCGTCGATCCTGCGATCATCCGCGAGGCCGAGGAGCGCGGGCTCGACGTCGTGGATGCGACATGCCCGTTCGTGTCCGCCGCCCACACGTGTGCCCGCGAGCTGGCCGAGGACGGCTACAGCGTCATCATCGTGGGGGAAGAGGATCATCCCGAAGTCGAGGGGATCATGGCGCACGCCGGAGGCACGGCCCTGATCGTCCAGTCCGCCGCCGACCTGCCCGAACGGTTGCCGTCGCGCAAGGTCGGGGTCGTCGTGCAGACCACGCAGTCGCTCGCGCGCCTCGAAGGCGTCGTGATGGCGCTTCTTCCGCGCGTGAACGAGCTGCGCGTGTGCAACACGATCTGCAGCGCCACCGCCAAGCGACAGCTGTCCGCCGAGGAGCTCGCACTCACCGTCGACGTGACCGTTGTAGTCGGCGGGCACAACTCGGGCAACACCAGCCGACTCGCGGAGATTTGTATGGCCGTCAACCCCCGAACCTATCACGTCGAAACCGCCGATGAGCTCGAAGCTTCGTGGTTCGAGAAAGCGGAGTCGGTGGGCGTGACCGCGGGAGCGTCGACACCGGACGTCCAGATGGCCGGTGTCATCGCCGCGATCGAGAAACTCGGGTAGCGATGTCTCGGCGCGCGGACTACGGCGGCGGCGCCCACGCCGCGCAGGGTGGTTGCGTCGACCGCGTGGCCGCAGACTCACCGGCCGATCGGGCAAGCATTCAGCCCGATGACGTGCTCCTCGCAGTTGACGGCACGCCCATCACCGACATCATCGAGTGGCAGTGGCTCACCGACGGCCCGGCCGTCCGCGTGACACTTGAGCGAGCGGGCGCAGGCCGCATCGACACGGCCCTCTCGCGCGCCGCCGCCGCTCCGTGGGGTATCCACTTCGCCGAGGAGATCTTCGACGCCGTCCGCACGTGCGACAACCGGTGCGAGTTCTGCTTCATGACACAGCTTCCAGGCGGGCTGCGACCCGCCCTCTACGTTCGCGACGACGACTACCGCCTGTCGTTCCTGCACGGCAACTTCATCACGCTCACGAACCTCACCGACGCAGACGTCGAGCGCATTGCCGGGCAGCACCTGTCGCCGCTGTACGTGTCGCTCCACGCGATCGGCGCTGGCGTGCGTGCGCGGCTTATGGGTGCGCGCAGCGACAGCGCGCTAGCGCGCTTCGACGAGCTGCTCGATGCCGGAATCGACCTGCACGTGCAGATCGTGCTCGTTCCCGACGTCAACGACGGCGAGATTCTGGAGCAGACCCTCACGTGGCTTGCCGAGCGCGAGGGCGTGGCCTCGGTGGGCGTGGTACCACTTGGCTACACGCGCCACCAGACCCGCTACACGGAGTCATTCGAAAGCGCGTCGGCCGCTGCCGCCGTGATCGAGCAGATCGAGCGCTGGCAGGCGGCTTTCCGCAAGCGAGACGGCGTGGGCCACGTGTACGCAGCCGACGAGTTCTTCTTGAACGCAGGACACACGTTGCCCGCGTGGGAGGTCTACGACGAGTTCCCGCAGTACGAGAACGGCATCGGTCTGGCACGAGCGTTCGTCGACGAGTTCGCGGAGGCCGCCGCTGCTGCATCCTGCGCGCAGCCCGACCTCGCCGGCACCCGGATCCTCACCGGCGAGCTTGCCGCGCCTCTTCTGCGCGACGCCGTCGCCTCGCTGGGCGAACCTGTCGCCGATGTCATCGTGATCGAGGTGCGAAACGACTTCTTCGGCGGGAACGTCAGTGTGGCCGGGCTGCTCGCAGCGTCCGACATCGTTGCGGCGATTCGTGCAGACGCCACCGGCGGCAGAGCCTACCTGCTACCCGACGTGATCTTCAACGCGGATGGTCTCACGCTCGACGACGTCACTCTGGACGACCTCATACAGGACTCCGGCGCGAACATATGCGTGGTATCCTGTGACGCTGCGGGACTGGCCGGGGTTCTCCTTGGCAGTCCAAAGCCTGAACACGAAACCCGGTGACACCCCCATGGCCCTTCCTATAGTCGCTGTCGTTGGCCGACCGAATGTCGGCAAGTCGACGCTTGTGAACCGCCTTGTACAGGGCTCAGATGCCATCGTGCATGAGGAGCGTGGCGTGACGCGCGATCGCAGCTACCACCGTTCGGACTGGAACGGTCGCGATTTCATGCTCATCGACACCGGCGGGATCGAGACCGGCAAGGACGATCCGTTCTCCGAGTCCATCACCGCCCAGGCGATGGTAGCGGCCGAGGAAGCGGACGTCGTGATCGTCCTTGTGGACGGCAAGACAGGTGTGATGGCCGCCGATGAAGAGGTCGCGCGCAAGCTCAAGCGCGCGAAGAAGCCGATCTTCCTCGTGGTCAACAAGATGGACACGCCCAATGACGATACCGCCGCACACGAGTTCTGGGCGCTAGGGATCGGCGAGCCGTGGCCGGTGTCGGCAACACACGGCCACGGGACGGGCGATCTGCTTGACGCGGTCGTTGCCGCACTTCCGGAGACGGAGCCGCACGTCGAGTCCGACGCGATCGACGTCGCGATCATCGGTCGCCCGAATGCCGGGAAGTCCTCGCTGCTCAACCGCCTCGTTGGGACTGAACGCGCGATCGTAAGTGACGTCGCGGGCACGACTCGCGACGCCCTGGACGTTCTCGTGGAGACCGATGGACGCGCGTACCGGTTCGTGGACACTGCGGGACTCCGCCGCAAATCGCTGATCGAGGAGGACGTCGAGTACTACGGGTTCGTGCGCGCCATGCGCGCTATCGATCGTGCAGACGTTGCGCTGCTCATGGTTGACTGCACGGTCGGGGTGACCGACCAGGACCAGCGCATCGCGCGATTCGCCGAGGAGCGCGGCTGCGGGCTCATCGTGATCTTGAACAAGTGGGACACCGTTGGTAGCGTCGAGGAACGCGACGACCTGGCGGACCAGGTCGAGACACGACTCGGCTTCGTCGGCTATGCGCCAATGCTTCGACTCAGCGCACTTACCGGTTCCAAGGTCCCGCGCGTCTACCAGGCCATCGAGAAGGTGTACGCGAACTACACCTGCGAGCTCACGACGAGTGCACTGAACAGGGTCCTTACCGAGATGCGCGACTTTGGCCACACCGTGAACAAGGGGGGCAAGACACTGCGTGTGCACTATGTGACCCAGACGCGCACATCGCCGCCCGGATTCACCTTCTTTGCCAATCATCCGAGACTCGCGGATGATAACTTCAAGCGGTACGTTGAGAACAGACTTCGTGCGGCCTTCGACCTGACCGGCACACCGGTGATACTCAAGTTCCGTCAGAAGGACTAGCGATGATCGGACTGGTACTCCGATTCTGGGCGGCGTATGTCTTGGCCTACCTCCTCGGCGCGATTCCGTTCGCCCTGATTGTGGGCAAGGTCTTCTACAAGACCGACCTGCGGGAACACGGGTCCGGGAACCTCGGTGGAACCAACGTCTACCGGGTGCTCGGGTGGAAGGCGGGCCTGGCGGTCGTGGTCCTCGATATCGCCAAGGGCGCTGCGGCCGTCGCCATCGCGATGTTGCTGCATCCGACGCACATGGGCGCGATGGTCCACGATTGGGTGTTGATCGGTGCGATGATCGCGGCGGTCCTCGGGCACTCGTACTCGCCCTACATCAAGTTCCGAGGCGGGAAGGGTGTCGCAGCTGCGGCCGGCGGACTGCTGGTGATCGAGCCGCTCGCGCTGCTGATCCTTCTCCTCGTGTTCGCCGGCGTGATCGCCGCTTCACGGATGGTCTCGCTTGCTTCGATCGTTGTTGCCGCTGCGTATCCCGCGCTCACGATCGCCCTCTACGGCGACCGGACCGCCCTCGTGGCGATGTCCTTCTTCGCGGCCGCGATCGTTCTATGGCGCCATCGGGGTAACATGGTACGTATCTGGCGACGCGAGGAAGCCAAGATCAGCTACAGGCGGCGGGAGACACCTGCCACGGAGGACAGGGGCTAGGGTGCGCATCTCGGTCATCGGTGCGGGTTCGTGGGGAACGGGAGTGTCGTGGCTCCTTGGCAACAAGGGTCATGCGGTGCGGCTGTGGTCGCGCGAACCCGAGATCGCCGAGGGAATCAACGCCGAACACCACAACCCGATCTACCTGCCCGACGTCGTGCTTCCGGACACGACGTTTGCCACCCCCGACATCGAAGAGGCGCTTCGCGGCGCGGAGGCCGTTGTCATGGTGACGCCGAGCATGGGCGTACGCTCCACAGCCGAGGCGATGCGGCCGTACCTGCCGAGCGACACGCCCGCCGTCATCCTCTCCAAAGGTCTCGAGAACGGTACCTTCATGCTCATGACCGAGGTGCTTGCCGACGTCCTTGGCAACGAGAAGCGCCTTGCGGGTCTTTCCGGACCCAACCACGCCGAGGAAGTCAGCCGAGGGATCCCGTCGGCGACGGTCGTGGCGGCGTATGAGGAGAGCATCGGCCAGCTGTTCCAGGACATCTTCATGGCTCCGACGTTTCGCGTGTACACGAACCCGGACGTGGTCGGCGTCGAGCTCTGCGGCGCGTCCAAGAACGTGATCGCGGTGGCCGCAGGCATGTCCGACGGCCTTGGCTACGGCGACAACACCAAGGCGACACTCATGACGCGCGGTCTTGCGGAGATGGCGCGGCTGGGCGAGCGGCTGGGCGCGAAGTCGCTCACATACATGGGGCTTGCGGGCGTGGGCGACCTGATCGCCACCTGCACCTCCCAGCACAGTCGCAACCGAGGACTCGGCGAGCACGTGGCCCGCGGCGGCACCGTCGCCAGCTACGAAGCCGAGACGCACATGGTCGCCGAAGGTGCCGTGGCCTGTATCTCGATCAAGGCGCTTGGCGAGCGCGAGGGCGTGGAGCTTCCTATCACCGAGCAGGTGCACTCGATACTTCACGAGGGCGGGCGGCTGGCAGATGCCGGCGACGCGCTCATGGGCCGCGAAGCGCGCGACGAGCAGCACGGCATGGGACTCGTGGAGGACTAGGGGCGGCGCAGGTTGACGAGTCCGCTATGTATACCACAGTATACATAGCGTGAACGCCGACACTGACATCATCGATTCGTTGTTCGGGGGTCCTGGGCGCAACGCCGTGCTGCGGTTGCTCGCGCGTAGCGAAGAACCACTCAGTGGCAGGCAGATCGCACAAGCCACAGGACTCAGCCCCGGCGGAGCGGCCCGTGCACTAGATCACCTCTTCGAACTTGGTGTGATCGTGCGCGTAGCGGCTGGACGAGCGGTGCTCAATTCCCTCGACCGCGAGCACGAAATCGTGCGGACGTTGGTGCTGCCAGCTCTCGAAGCCGAGGACCGAATCGCGGCCGCCAGGGCTGCCAGGCCGTCGTCCGACGTGCCACCCGAGATCATCGAGTGCCTTGTGTCCGGTTTTGACCCGCTGCAGATCATCCTGTTCGGTTCTCGTGCGACCGGAGAGGGAGATGAGTCCAGCGACTTCGACCTGCTCGTGGTTCTGCCTGAGGTGACCGACAAGCACGCGACTATGGTTGCGATGCTACTGGCCCTGGGTCATTTCGCAGTGCCGGTCGATGCGGTTCCCACCGACCCCGCCGAGATCGCGAGTCGCGGTCACGTTTCTGGCACTGTGCTGGCGACCGCTCTGGAGTCGGGGAAGGTCGTCTATGAGCGAGTCGCGTGACGGACGATCCGACCCGGCCGAGTGGCTGAGGTTCGCCGAGGAGGATCTCGGTCTAGCGACTCGCGTCTCCAAGGATTCGAGCGTTTCCCCTCGCGCCGCCTGCTGGCACGCCCAGCAGGCGGCCGAGAAGGCACTCAAGGCAGCACTCCTGGAGCAGGGTTCGACATTCCCTCGAACTCACAACCTTCTTGCGTTACGTGCGCTTCTGAATGCCGAGCGGGCGGAGCAGCTGCGCCCTGAGGATCTCGCGGAGCTCACCGCATGGGCCGTCGAGGCCAGGTATCCCGGTGATTGGGACGAACCCGATCGTGAGGCGGCCGTGGCCGCTGCGCGCATGGCCGCCGATATCGTTGCAGCAGCCACCGATTGGATTGGCGTCTGACTGCAGCGCCGGGCTTCTTGGCATGTTGTCACCGCACCCCGTGTGCCCGCTGCTGCTCGATTCGACCGCCCGACAGCGCCCACACCTGCCCACTTTGCGCTACCCTGTCGGTGGGGGAACCACCTCGAACGCAGGGGAGTGCGCATGTCGGACCGCATCCTGATGGCCCCGTCGATACTGTCGGCGGACTTCACGCGACTGGGCGAGGACGTGACCCGGATCGCCGAAGGTGGCGCCGACTTCATCCACGTGGACGTCATGGACGGCCACTTCGTACCGAATCTCACCATCGGGCCTCCCATCGTCAAGGCCCTCAAGCGCGTCACCGACGTCCCGCTCGATGTCCACCTCATGATCGACAACGCCGAGTCCACCGTTGACTGGTACCTGGAAGCCGGTGCCGACTGGGTGACCGTGCACGCCGAGGCCTGCGCCCACCTTCACCGCGTGATCCAGAAGATCCAAACAGCGGGAGCCAAGGCAGGCGTTTCTCTCAATCCCGCAACGCCGGTGAACGCGCTTCGCGACATCATCGGCGAGGTCGATATGGTGCTGCTGATGAGCGTGAACCCGGGCTTTGGGGGCCAGAAGTTCATCCCGCGCACGGTGCAGAGGCTCAACCGTCTCGCTAAGCTCTGCGCCAAGGAGAGTGCGTCGCCACTGATTCAGGTCGATGGGGGAATCGACGTGACGACCGCTCCGCTCGTGGCCGAGGCCGGTGCACGGTGTCTGGTAGCCGGGAGCGCGGTCTTCTGGGCCGAGGACCCGGTGGCCGCGATGGCCGCGATCCGAGCGGCAGGGGAGAGCGGGTTGTAGGGCGAGCGGGTCGGGTTACGCGGACTGCGTAAGAATCGAGTGCAGGCCCTGGAGCTGGGGTGCTTCTGTGAAAGCGCAGGATTACACTGCGAATTGAGCTGCACACGCTTGCTTACGCAGTCTGGTCAATCAAGTGTTAGGCCTACGAGGGGGAGGGTGATCGTGAGCCGAGGCACTGGCATCTTGTGGATTGCCGCAGGACTCCTCGCGGTCGTGTTGATAGGTCTGCTGATGGGTCCCATGGAGATGTTCTTCGGGATGCTGGTCGTGATCTTGGCGGGTGTGGTCCCCTTCTGCCTCGGAGTCGTTGCGCAGCTACTCATGAAGCGAGTCGATCTTCCGGCCTATGCGCCCTGGTTGCTCGGCATCGGAATGGGCATTCTTCGATTCCTGGCACCGCAGTTCGGCGGCCTCAAGCTCCTCGATAGTGAAGTCGCGAGCGCCGTGTTGACCGTCGTCTTGTCGGCGGGCTTCGCGGAGTACGGTGCCGCGCTGGCGCGAGCGATCAGACGCAGGCGTGTCGAGCGCGCCGGAGCTGCAGTATGACGACTGCGAGCGAGGCCTAACCCCGGCATCGAGCGGGCGGCGCGAGATAGAATCAACATGGACGGCGAAACCCGCCGCTCATGCCGTAACACGTTGATATGAGATGGCCAGTCAACCTCGTAGGTCTCATGGTGGTCTTCGCCCTTGAGTAGATGCAAGCGGGCGGGCACATGGGAACGGCGATCGACCATGCTGATATCCG from Actinomycetota bacterium encodes the following:
- the rpe gene encoding ribulose-phosphate 3-epimerase, which translates into the protein MSDRILMAPSILSADFTRLGEDVTRIAEGGADFIHVDVMDGHFVPNLTIGPPIVKALKRVTDVPLDVHLMIDNAESTVDWYLEAGADWVTVHAEACAHLHRVIQKIQTAGAKAGVSLNPATPVNALRDIIGEVDMVLLMSVNPGFGGQKFIPRTVQRLNRLAKLCAKESASPLIQVDGGIDVTTAPLVAEAGARCLVAGSAVFWAEDPVAAMAAIRAAGESGL